The sequence TGTGGCTCTCCGGCAGCGTGACGTTATCCGGTCACCTCAAATGGCGGAGTTGCGCGcgcctcctaaatatttcttGCTCTGTGGCCCTGGTGTCACAGAGTTTCTCagaattacctagagggaaatctggcgctagtgagctgttgtatgcatgggaatgacggtatatgtgagcTTCAGACTTGGCTCGGATTGGtatcgttcacgaagagcccggacatctcaaagacgcgtctggcttcaacacGTTTCTTGCGTCAAAATGGTTGATTTtgtactgaaggagcacgtagtaagctatttcttttttatcattgcacagaaatgagttttatttaactttggaAACTTATGCGTTGATGTACACTTCTACGAAGCGTAAAACGTAACGAACAGccgctaaacttggaaggcagacgacaaagccagcgttcactctgcaactgctcgtcgtctgtttctttcattGTTTGGTTATGCCTGACAGGTGGGTGGACTTTTATTCTAGAATCTAGTACGCGTGAATGAGATCCATTTAAAAAAGTTATGTttcagagaagctttatttgcacAGTCAAATCCGccttttagccgaagcctcgctctacacaagcctcgcagacacgtACTATACCGTCATTACCATCGCGGCAACGACGcgccttaagaaattcgcatagacggtggcgccagatttccctctaggtattattgtgagaaactctatgcccGGTGTAGTCCTTGAGTTAACGCTGCGTTTTGTACGCTGCCAAAGCGAATCTCAGAGGAATTTCAGACCCGTTTTGTTGTTATGAATGGTTGAATTCTAGCAACAGATTTATACCAAGGATGCCCTGCATCGTTGGGCTAATACTAGAATGCCCCGCCGAAGTCGCATTTTGTGCCACAGATTTACTGTACTATCTCGATGACTAAGGCAATGTCATCAAAAATATAATTGTTTTAGACATTCGCAAGTATTAACCTGTCGTGACGAAGGGGAGAAACAGAGAAAACAAAATCACCGTCCAAGCGCTCCATAAAGATGGCTTAACCCTTTGAGGcactgtgtacacaattgtgtacaccacttgtttttgctatttgtatcgactaggggctaggaaagagcaagatacattgagctttggatgaattgaacctcctggataataaatttgtcttcatttaacttcattttgcagcgcactgttgcatatgatcactttactgaaggcactaccatattcgatgagtcgttcgacgtgccgcttcccgtgaCCCGcataaaaagtataatttttctttggtcaacgtggacataaccaaaaacgaatttgcactatatttgtaGTCTGAGATTTCATTacatttatgcaaaaacagagcatgaatggcttcagaataaatagacatttaattacaaagtaattagaatttattactataacacacataaattaacgtatAAGACATTATTTTTATtacaatataatatcgagtgccttgaaataacaatgtgtcgatttgacgcatttacaagCAGTTCTCcaaaggtggcgtctgaaagggttaaccagcaaagctgaaacgtgtggccccggtgtttatcactgggttaatcccatGGTTCAATAAACTCttaattattggttacgtctgtgcAAAAATCTTAACTGGCGTATGCCACCTGTGCATTCCCTTCAttgttagtggaccagtggtgagtagtgggatgtgcccaatttcagtggcacatacgtGCTAGGATTTTTCCGCACATAAGACAAATCTTGATTTTGCCTAGGCATATACAGCTTTGTTGTAAAAACATTTGACATTCTTGAAGTTCTTGCTGGCACGTACGGTATCAATGGCGGCACAAGCGTCACGAGAGTTTTGCAAAGGGAAATGGTAGTTCCAGCTTCTTTCGCAGACTTTCCAGACATTGCAAATACAATAGCAGATCAACCAAATGTTCCAGAGTTAGCCTAAGTTATGCGCGCAGAGATTCTGTTTGTTTTTCAATGACAGTGTCACATTTTACAGGTCAGGATAGACTGCTTGCTGCCACGTAAGCAGTCacctagttttctttctttcgttcttttttgtttttgcaatcAAACTCCCGAATGCTTTGTCGCCGCTGTTCCAAAAAGAATACGAGCCTCAAAGTGGCAAAGCTGACGGCACGACAACACCCCAATGGCTCAGAGGTAAGACCCAATTACAAATCACACATATCCCTCCAGGCAACAGACCGGCCTTTACGCAATGACAACACCCAAATGGCTCAGAGGTAAGACCCAATTGTGTGTGTGTACAGGCAAAGCAGACACTCTGAGCGGCGCAAGTTTCACCCCTACCGACAACACCAGGGCGGCCCTTTGCAATGGGGAGAACAAAAATTTAGGAGCCCTTGCCCCATCGGCGAAGCTTTGTATGTGCATGCCAGACATACTACTGTTCTTTATTTCTATCCATTGTGCAATCAGGCGTGCAACAGCCGAATTAGGTTTCGGAGCcacttttggagcagcaaaatgttgcttttggagcacgaaAATCCACATTTGGAACAGGTTACGGAGAAAAAAAtgccctctttttttttagcccgaaatcctagatttatgtacaaactatttatGTATGAACTGTTTATGTACAAACTACAAATATATGTACAAACTATTTAACGTCAGCTAACTCGTACAAtgtgcacgtgagcactgctatttcaataaaagcagtctgCTGAACCAGCCCACAGCGCAAATAATGTTGAAGTCCACATTGGCATTTGCAGAGCCTGTCAAACCAATGTGACAGGCGCTGCATATGCTAGTGTGAATCTGCCAACCTGGCAAGCTCGAAATTGAGGAGATTTGTAAAGCAGGAGCAAAAGGGGCTTGCAAAGAAAGAGAACTTGCGTatgtttttgtttattgtttctcaaggccgcagacgTCTTGTACACCCCTCTGAACAATCGCCagtaattttttagatgtcagGAATCATACTAGCACTTGTTATTATATGGCATGTGCAtgcatgagtaattaaggaacaaaatgtgctgcgtCCCGTGACAGcaagtactaatagccccttctaaatcacACTACGCTTTTCCGTACAGCAAAGGCGTACTGCAGCAAAAGCAGCTTAAAATGGGTTTGGCACGTGATGGAACAAGGCCACGAAATTTAGAaccgctgtcttttttttcttcttttctttagcaGTGAGGTTAGGGTATACTGAACAAGTAGTTAGGGTTATGGGCTGTGTGtctggattggattggatgatGATGCGCAAACTGCAGGTGATTAACGCATTCTCCATTTCTTGCTAAAATTAGCAGTACCGAGAAAAATTTTGAGGCTGCTCGGGTATTTTGGTGCAGTGTggcacaatttcaacaaatttcacggttttggcccagcttggcgcaaaaataaggaattgtatcaaattgacACAATCGGCACAGCTGTTGCAACCTTGTGCAATGCTCCActctaactgtttccttcctcaaTGCTGGGAACGGGACCTCcatccacgtgctcagcagtGCAACATTTCTGTTGCTACGGGCAACAGCGACGGTCATGCCTTCATacgcaggcaacaatgaaatgtggcaatgtgaaATCAGAAGTGACCCCgatatcagattgccatattaGAAGCGGCTATTTGccgacaagcccatgatcgagacagcatcaattattggaaaacggcgcatacaaatttTTTTTACGCATGTGACTAGTGCACCTTTGAGGGCGGCATTTCTTCGCACTCGCGGGTGCCAGGTTTCTTCAAATACACACAATGCCAACGACACTTGTGAGGcactacaagcttcgcttgagtATCATGCCCAAGGTGAGCAAACTGGAATGCAACCAAAGGCCACCACTCACCTTGGTGATGGCTGCCCTTCAGGCAAAACGCGCACAACCACGTAGGGTCCCGCGTCACAGCGTCGTAGTGGGGTGACAACGTGCTTGTGTGCGCCGCCGATCCGGCGAGCCGACGACCTGTCGCGTGGTGCGGCCCCACACGGGCCGGGGGGGCACTGACCTTTTTCCGCTTGCTCTCGTCCTCTGGCACAGTGCGCGGAGTCATGTTGACGATGTGCGACGACAGTGGGCGTTCGCGCGTCCCGAGCACACGAATGTAGGGTCCCGTCGTGGGCGTGCGAACCTTCGTTGTCGTTGCCGCAGCGACCACCGAGGTGGTGGGTGTCGCGGCAACCGCTGGGTGCGTCGCTGGTGCTGctttgcgctgcctccgcttGACAACGGTCCCCGAGTCCTTGGCCTTGTTTTTTGCGCCAAAGGGTCGTCCCCTCTTGCGCTTCGTTGGTGACTGCTGTTGCGGAGTGGCAGCAGAGGAAGTGGAGGTGGCACTTGATGATGCcgtagcagcggcagcagcagccgtAGTAATAGTAGTACCACTAACACTCACAGAACCACTCACTGGCACGCGCTCTGGTTCCGACGCGCTCACCTCTGGTTCCGTTTTCACTCTCTGGGCTGGCGACTGTTCCCTCTGCATAACCGTCAGGGGCACCGGCGATGTATTCATTCCATCGGGAACACCCGCGACACTGCGACGCCTGAGCTTGCACCCGCCGTCCACGGCACCCAAAGCCGACGTCACACCCGACGGCCCCTGGCCCCCGACGCTGGAAGGCCGATTGCACGGTGTACTGTCCAAACTACGCCGCCGCTTCATTGGGTCGTCGCTGGGCGGCGATCCTCCCCTCTGTCCTGCACCAGCATAGGGCCGTTCGAATTCACCAACCCTTGGCGGAGGACCCGCCATGGGACTACCACCCGTCCCGAAATCACCATCGTTCACACCATTCACAACAGGCTGAGCATACACACCAGGAGGCGGAGCGGGAATGCCGCCACTACTGGTCCTTTCGCCCCGCAGGGCCGGGTTGCCGTCCATGTTGGGCAGCACCGTGCGGTAGGCGCCCGTAGCGGCGAAGTTTGCGATGCCGTATGGTGGGCCTGGATCTGGCGGAGTGCACATCCGGTTCTGGTCGAGGTTGTAGTACGTCGGGTACGGCGAGCTGGGTCCACTCTCAGTGCCACCACCTGAAGTGGATCCGTAACCGGACGACTCCTGCATGACGCCATAGCTCGCGCTTCCGCTGCTGCTGTTGTGGGGGTCCAGAAGAACCATCTTCTCCAGTGACTGGAGGGGATCGTGGGAGCCTGTTATGGGTGACGGAGGCTTCTGGAGCTGCGGGGTAGGCGCGGGCGTCGGCGGGGAGAACGGTGGCTGTTGCGACGGTGCCGGAGACCGCGCGTGGCAGGCCAGCGGGGAAGGGGTCGTCCTGGGCGACTGGGACCACGAGGGTGATTGGCTCTGCGAGACCGGCACATTGCCGTGAGGCGGGGGTGGTGCCACGCCCATGGGAGGGCCGGCAGGCCCCGGAGGCACCACCGTCCGGTAGTTGCCCATCGTGTGCATCGTCGGTGCACTGCTGACAGGTGAGCGGATCGGTGGCGGACTCTGCATCATGACGGGCCGTGTACCATAGTTTCCGCCACCACCGCCCATTCCGTGGTCCCATGCGCCTGGTGGCTTTGAGAGTGGTGCCGGAGAGCCCGGATACGCCGGCGGGGCCGAGTGGCGGGGACCGTACCGCATCTCGGGCACAGCGCCGGGGTACGGCTGCCGTGGGTAGGGCCCGGGACTGCTGGGCATGGGTCCgttgccgtagctgccgccacagTGCTGGCCCGGCGGTGGACCATAGGATGCAGGCGGAGAGCTCGGGTGAGGCCGGTACTGTCCCGGGTATGGGTAACCCCCACCGCCGCTTTGACAGTGACCAGGCTGCAAGGTGAAGTGCCAACAGTGTTTGCCAACCTGATCACTATGTAACAAACGGAGCTCTTCATGGGAGTACAGTACTCAATGATTGAAACAcgatatcttttttttaaatataatgaCTGCTATAACGAATTGCTCATGATAACCGCATCATTACGCTGAaaatctggccactaaaggtGACATTGGCTCTGATGTAGCCGAGTCGAAATTATGCCGACATGACACGAATTGTAGaggctggaaacgaaagtatgcaCATTACTTGGCCCTAAATGTTGACGTTTCAGTCAGTAAGTACTGTACATTAAAGGCGATAGCTCCGTGCAGAGCTCAGTCGACATGCACTCTCAACAAGCGTTGTTCAGCAATAGGGACTGCACAAAACTGGGGATGCACTCGCAATGAACAATTGATGCAAATCTGCATCCTTTATATTAATTTGAATCACACGATGAGGTAGGAAGGGGCAGTCACAGACCTGCGACTTCCAGCGGTCTTCGAATGATTCCAAATGTGAGAACCTCCCCATTTCTGAAATAGCTTATTTAGACATTACTTGTGTGGGATTCACTTTTACCTCTGCCATgctgctttttgtttttcttttctctttttgacTGCTCATTTTGAGTAGCACGCATTAAGGCATCCAAAGATTTAAACGCGGCAGTTCTAACAGGTCTCTAGTCGATACAGACCTAGCGCGATAGACTAATTTTGTCGGATGCACATTTACACTGACTGCGAAAAAGATCCAAACATCGTGTTTAGAGGGCATCAGTCTAATCTGGTAACGTGCCTAGAAACTTTGCTTTTCATACGTTTTGGGGAAAGACGTTTGGTGGAAAGACGAGGGCTAAGCATGCCCcatttttaaacttttgcaaCGAAACTTTCGTGCAACTGTGTAGCCGTAATGTCAGGAACATCCCTTCCAGGTGCAACGTCCAAACATTTGAGCACATTATTTGCTTTCACCGGTTCAGTTTGGttccgtagtgggggactccggattaattctgaccacctggggttctgtaatgtGCACGTAACTAAGTAtacaggtgttcttgcatttagcCCCCATCCCTTTAATACAACAGGGAATTTTCTATTAATATGATTTTCATAGTGTACATAAATGAATAAACTGCTGATATCGAGATAATAAAGGCTGTTTAACATTAACCAGCCACAATACtgtattttctcgtgtataacctGCTCCTCCATATAACCCACACCCCCAACCACACACCGcggaaaataaaaattaaaaaaaaaaaccctcgtaTTGCTGTGAAGGTCCCTTCCTTGCATTACCATGAAGCCAACTGTTGCAGCGAAATTCATGTATATCTCACACATTAAAGGAGTCCCGACACAAAGATTTGAAAACAATTTCACAGCGATATCGCACTGCTGGGAGAACATAGGTGTCATCTgcacaatatcagccacaaatagaGCCTAAAACCAATTTAACCGAGTTTTGAAGTTCCTCCAAACACCAAATCGGAAAGTGAAGCACCTAGCGATATAGTCACCGCGGGTCTGCTCTGTAAACAACGTACATGAGTTTTGGCAGGGTTGCCGGAGACTTGTGCGTGATGGACAACACTggtagcggaaaaaaaaaaatagcctaaCCAGAGGCCCACAAACCTAACACTGCAGCGACTTACCCGTTTACATACTCTGTATAAAGCACTGACAGTGAGATAATAAACTCACAGCAGTCTCATTCTTTTATTTCAACacccagccaaaaaaaaaaaaaaaaaaaagaagctgtaaTATATAGTAGTTAGATAAATTGCCACAAGGTGTCACTACCGGCTCCACTGCTGTACACTGCTGCCGTGAACGGCTCCGGTAACCGGGTTATGTGCAAATGCTGCGAAGTCTATGGACAAACTTATGTTCTCTACTACAGGCATGTGGGAAAATAACTGTTCAGGCACCATCTACCATGCAGCGTCGTCCGCACTGACACGTGTGATTAGCGCAGTTCCACATCCTGCTAAATTAACTTCGACGTGTGCGCCGTACATACATAGGATTTGTATACCTTCAGAACTCAGTGCTGCCTGATCCGAGTGTGAGTCAGTAGAATGTTACATCAAGCCACTTACATGTTACACATACACACTTTTACtgagcacataaaagtggctgtTGCGGATGACGTACGTGCACGTGCTTGACTCTCAAAGGGTTAACCTTAGCTCCCAATTTTTTGTACATATTGTGCGGGCTATGCATGAGAAAATAGGGTAATATTAGGAATACTTTGGTGTTTTCCTGAAACAATGGCACagaaaagatttaaaaaaaaagacacttacaCCACGGCCTTCATAGGGATGTTCTGCGAAGTTCATGCTCTGCCCAACGCaacctaaaaaaaaggaaaatagcaCACCAGTATCAGAACACACCGTTGCTATCAAAGTCCACTAGGCAGCATCAACAGTAATATCGTTTTGAAGGAAAAGTTTAGGATGTTATCTGCCTCATCAAGAAACGTGTGAAATATTGAAATCCCCTCATAAGGCAGCAGTTGAAGCAATCTGACATACTTTCTATACTTTTGCAAAGAGTTATATTGTTGCAAATGCTGGgtgctaagttttttttttcatttatgttcTCTTTTCTTCATTAAAATTTGATGAACATCTTAATGCTGCACATATTTCTTTAAACATTGTGTCACTTATACCCAGTCGCAATAAaaagacaaagaaggaaaaaatttTGGCAGCAGTATCCGTTGGAACATTTAACACACGCAAGATTTACAAGCACAGCAAGAAGCGCTTTGTAGATAAAGCTTTTGCAAATGTGACACAGAGTAAATTAAGTAAACTGTGAATGACCGCAGTATAACTGACCTACAATATAACGTATCATTTCGTTGTACAGTTTTCAATGAGACAGATGCAACACATTTTGCTGGGATCTACTTAAAGCAACACAGAACAGAAAACCGATTTTCTAGAAttagtactctttcacaataccaaaatcaccacgcttccCGCACCAATCACCGTGACATCATAGAGTTCGATGGCATCTACTAGGACCTACGTCGTTCCTAATcgttaaaaatgaagtacattgttctgTGATGGGGCCATAGACCAAGTTGCAGCAAATTTCGCTGTGCCAATGTCgccgaaatatgaaaaatgcactttgaaatctgtgacatcacgtgcggagattttggcacgaaatttaaaaatgagaaattgaattttattttctcctctattattaaagcTATGATAGTGAAATTAAGGACACTAGAGTCTTCAGAGTAAAatgtatcaatctaaaccaattcattgtttcaatttagtgtcccATTAAGTGAAGCTTTTTACAGTTGTTTCATTCAATTAAATGTTATACCAAGAGATATATGATGCGTGCAATTGTATTTGATCTTAAATTTCAGAATACACACGCATGCTCCTGCCACAGCTACACCTAGCAATGTTGTCAGGCTGCTCTACATAGACGTAGTACAGCTGTGCAGCCTTGCCCTTGAAACTAAGTTATCAGTCTCTGCCTTCCGTTATGTAGTTCACGCACGACTTACAAGGCCTTAATTGCACCATCTCTGGTGTAAGCTGAAGCATTCACCCAATTTTGTTTACACCATTGTGAAGATCAAGTCAGCCATCATCGCGCTGTCTCTGGGATTAGCTCAGTTTCCACAACGCTATCTCCGCATCGTATCAGCCCTGCTGATAATCACAGCACGGTCTCCGAGATTACACTCGGTTACCACCTAAGCAAAGATTTAGGCTCCACCCACAGAAACACGGCGCT comes from Rhipicephalus sanguineus isolate Rsan-2018 chromosome 7, BIME_Rsan_1.4, whole genome shotgun sequence and encodes:
- the LOC119399908 gene encoding retinoic acid-induced protein 1 isoform X1, translated to MLAWYGRAERGGVDGVGAQYASSPQVPWRGMADPAAYPGCVGQSMNFAEHPYEGRGPGHCQSGGGGYPYPGQYRPHPSSPPASYGPPPGQHCGGSYGNGPMPSSPGPYPRQPYPGAVPEMRYGPRHSAPPAYPGSPAPLSKPPGAWDHGMGGGGGNYGTRPVMMQSPPPIRSPVSSAPTMHTMGNYRTVVPPGPAGPPMGVAPPPPHGNVPVSQSQSPSWSQSPRTTPSPLACHARSPAPSQQPPFSPPTPAPTPQLQKPPSPITGSHDPLQSLEKMVLLDPHNSSSGSASYGVMQESSGYGSTSGGGTESGPSSPYPTYYNLDQNRMCTPPDPGPPYGIANFAATGAYRTVLPNMDGNPALRGERTSSGGIPAPPPGVYAQPVVNGVNDGDFGTGGSPMAGPPPRVGEFERPYAGAGQRGGSPPSDDPMKRRRSLDSTPCNRPSSVGGQGPSGVTSALGAVDGGCKLRRRSVAGVPDGMNTSPVPLTVMQREQSPAQRVKTEPEVSASEPERVPVSGSVSVSGTTITTAAAAAATASSSATSTSSAATPQQQSPTKRKRGRPFGAKNKAKDSGTVVKRRQRKAAPATHPAVAATPTTSVVAAATTTKVRTPTTGPYIRVLGTRERPLSSHIVNMTPRTVPEDESKRKKVSAPPARVGPHHATGRRLAGSAAHTSTLSPHYDAVTRDPTWLCAFCLKGSHHQGLGDLYGPYPGTMVRPAEPEPVSCQEEALLRRGRATKRKKSDSFSGTEDGSTPRRGIRQRRSSEAERETEVTKELWVHETCATWSQGVYLGGNRVHGLQEAVAEATHLICCKCKLVGASLGCLSRGCSEKYHYLCAVEKGCQLDTENFSILCPKHKKPSVRPS
- the LOC119399908 gene encoding trithorax group protein osa isoform X2; the encoded protein is MADPAAYPGCVGQSMNFAEHPYEGRGPGHCQSGGGGYPYPGQYRPHPSSPPASYGPPPGQHCGGSYGNGPMPSSPGPYPRQPYPGAVPEMRYGPRHSAPPAYPGSPAPLSKPPGAWDHGMGGGGGNYGTRPVMMQSPPPIRSPVSSAPTMHTMGNYRTVVPPGPAGPPMGVAPPPPHGNVPVSQSQSPSWSQSPRTTPSPLACHARSPAPSQQPPFSPPTPAPTPQLQKPPSPITGSHDPLQSLEKMVLLDPHNSSSGSASYGVMQESSGYGSTSGGGTESGPSSPYPTYYNLDQNRMCTPPDPGPPYGIANFAATGAYRTVLPNMDGNPALRGERTSSGGIPAPPPGVYAQPVVNGVNDGDFGTGGSPMAGPPPRVGEFERPYAGAGQRGGSPPSDDPMKRRRSLDSTPCNRPSSVGGQGPSGVTSALGAVDGGCKLRRRSVAGVPDGMNTSPVPLTVMQREQSPAQRVKTEPEVSASEPERVPVSGSVSVSGTTITTAAAAAATASSSATSTSSAATPQQQSPTKRKRGRPFGAKNKAKDSGTVVKRRQRKAAPATHPAVAATPTTSVVAAATTTKVRTPTTGPYIRVLGTRERPLSSHIVNMTPRTVPEDESKRKKVSAPPARVGPHHATGRRLAGSAAHTSTLSPHYDAVTRDPTWLCAFCLKGSHHQGLGDLYGPYPGTMVRPAEPEPVSCQEEALLRRGRATKRKKSDSFSGTEDGSTPRRGIRQRRSSEAERETEVTKELWVHETCATWSQGVYLGGNRVHGLQEAVAEATHLICCKCKLVGASLGCLSRGCSEKYHYLCAVEKGCQLDTENFSILCPKHKKPSVRPS